The following proteins are co-located in the Anas platyrhynchos isolate ZD024472 breed Pekin duck chromosome 1, IASCAAS_PekinDuck_T2T, whole genome shotgun sequence genome:
- the LOC140001334 gene encoding inositol 1,4,5-trisphosphate receptor-interacting protein-like 1, translated as MARLIFLALAVLGIAQKPWFVDDHVDADANERMQQHAEQLIEGMARLLHEMEERSQEQSGVALGALLFTALQQWQLWTFIDLLVLLFGLCRWLRKWRLGLHRSKQGSYPRKNKKDKDNTNTDDTRDLGRVWANRTQWPAPHMADKCKVVEELVDKLLGACQRLSGESLFKPRLQPAIGVGCFSEDGSTRQDNVLYRLLVPLRPPPGHAFHPELGAEGETPARKPGLRVELECACARERLVGDMLCFLHHPEDELRSRQEPSLLRTLCSGSYLDVEETTRWFQALVKAAWELLPQSRHCRLTVLPSRRSCKIRLANASQSTLSIEITLGVRLGDSDSFLSLE; from the coding sequence ATGGCTCGGCTGATCTTCCTcgccctggctgtgctgggcatTGCCCAGAAGCCGTGGTTCGTGGATGATCACGTGGATGCGGATGCAAATGAGCGAATgcagcagcatgcagagcaGCTGATTGAAGGCATGGCTCGGCTGCTGCATGAGATGGAGGAGAGGAGCCAGGAGCAGAGTGGGGTGGCCTTGGGAGCCCTGCTCTTCACTGCCTTGCAGCAGTGGCAGCTCTGGACCTTTATTGACCTCCTTGTCCTGCTCTTCGGGCTCTGCCGGTGGCTCAGGAAATGGAGACTTGGGCTCCACAGGAGCAAGCAGGGCAGCTACCCaaggaagaacaaaaaggaCAAAGACAACACCAACACCGATGACACCCGGGATCTGGGCAGGGTTTGGGCCAATCGCACCCAGTGGCCGGCGCCGCACATGGCCGACAAGTgcaaggtggtggaggagctggtggaCAAGCTTCTTGGTGCCTGCCAAAGACTCTCGGGGGAATCTCTCTTCAAGCCACGGCTGCAGCCGGCCATCGGTGTGGGCTGCTTCTCCGAAGACGGGAGTACCCGGCAGGACAACGTCCTCTACCGCCTGCTCGTGCCCCTGAGGCCTCCCCCCGGGCACGCCTTCCACCCGGAGCTGGGCGCCGAGGGGGAGACGCCAGCGAGGAAGCCCGGCCTGCGCGTGGAGCTGGAGTGCGCCTGCGCGAGGGAGCGGCTGGTGGGGGACATGCTGTGCTTCCTCCACCACCCCGAGGACGAGCTGAGGAGCAGACAGGAGCCCAGCCTGCTGCGCACCCTCTGCAGCGGCTCCTACCTGGATGTGGAGGAAACCACTCGCTGGTTCCAGGCCTTGGTGAAAGCAGCCTGGGAGCTTCTGCCGCAGTCGCGCCACTGCCGCCTGACGGTGCTGCCCTCCCGCCGCTCCTGCAAGATCAGGCTGGCCAACGCCTCCCAGAGCACCCTCTCCATTGAGATCACGCTTGGGGTGCGGCTAGGCGACTCGGACTCCTTCCTGAGCCTGGAGTAG